The proteins below come from a single Halomonas binhaiensis genomic window:
- a CDS encoding dihydrolipoyllysine-residue acetyltransferase — protein MTEFKLPDIGEGIVECEVIEWKVAEGDTIVEDQPVVEVMTDKALVEITAPTDGRVTQLHVAKGEMARVHATLFSYDALDGEGESTTAGKSQEPAEDSAARWETPLEHGSSQVAKTSAGAVDFILPDIGEGIVECEVVEWHVAVGDRISEDQHLVDVMTDKAMVEITAPEDGEVSALYVAKGEMARVHAPLFAYRAEGSHSAVETTEKQERFAPSAAMDSVVASGSHAPDSRMPGGVEGAGVNATTGKNATTGKNVTTGKGAHGRTPASPAVRRLVREHGLKLEVVPGSGRMGRVLKEDVLAYLAQAENTEIRHPGERPSDRAVVQSSATGSENISHTEPMRGIRAAMARQMVASVSTIPHFHYGEEIDVTELLALRQRLKPQAELRQLRLTLMPFFMKAMALAVRAEPILNARLSEDASEIQYLARCNIGMAVDGKAGLMVPNIKGVEGLSVLDIAAEVQRLTEAAREGRVSQEDLKGGTISISNIGAMGGTYAAPIINAPEAAIVAIGKSQWLPRFDEHGEVTRRAIMTVTWAGDHRLIDGGTIARFCNVWKGFLESPETMLLHLS, from the coding sequence ATGACGGAATTCAAATTGCCCGATATCGGCGAAGGCATCGTCGAATGTGAGGTCATTGAGTGGAAGGTGGCCGAGGGCGACACCATCGTCGAAGACCAGCCGGTGGTGGAGGTGATGACCGACAAGGCCCTGGTCGAAATCACCGCACCGACGGATGGACGCGTGACGCAGTTGCATGTGGCCAAGGGTGAGATGGCCAGGGTGCACGCGACATTGTTCAGTTACGATGCCCTTGATGGCGAAGGTGAAAGCACGACTGCCGGCAAGAGCCAGGAGCCAGCAGAAGACAGTGCGGCACGCTGGGAAACGCCTCTCGAACATGGTTCCTCGCAAGTGGCGAAAACCAGCGCTGGGGCAGTGGACTTCATTTTGCCGGATATTGGTGAAGGTATTGTCGAATGTGAGGTGGTCGAATGGCATGTCGCCGTAGGTGATCGCATCTCTGAAGACCAGCACCTGGTCGATGTAATGACTGACAAGGCCATGGTCGAGATCACTGCTCCGGAAGATGGCGAAGTCAGCGCATTATATGTTGCCAAGGGGGAAATGGCCCGGGTCCATGCTCCGTTGTTTGCCTACCGTGCAGAAGGCAGCCACTCCGCTGTCGAGACGACCGAGAAGCAAGAGAGGTTCGCTCCTTCCGCCGCGATGGATTCTGTGGTGGCATCGGGGTCGCATGCGCCAGATTCTCGTATGCCGGGTGGTGTTGAGGGCGCTGGCGTCAATGCCACTACGGGAAAAAATGCCACTACGGGAAAAAATGTCACTACGGGAAAAGGAGCCCATGGGCGTACACCGGCGAGTCCTGCCGTGCGCCGCCTGGTGCGTGAGCATGGCCTCAAGCTTGAGGTGGTTCCTGGTAGTGGCCGTATGGGTAGGGTACTGAAGGAAGATGTATTGGCCTATCTGGCGCAGGCCGAGAACACAGAGATCAGGCATCCTGGCGAGAGACCATCCGACAGGGCAGTCGTACAATCGTCAGCGACGGGGTCCGAGAACATTTCGCACACCGAGCCCATGCGGGGCATTCGTGCAGCCATGGCTCGCCAGATGGTGGCTTCTGTCAGCACCATTCCCCATTTCCACTACGGGGAGGAAATCGATGTCACAGAGCTTTTGGCGTTGCGTCAGCGTCTCAAGCCCCAGGCTGAGCTACGACAACTACGCCTGACATTGATGCCGTTCTTCATGAAGGCCATGGCCCTGGCCGTACGCGCCGAGCCTATTCTCAATGCACGCCTGAGCGAAGATGCCAGTGAGATCCAGTATCTGGCCCGTTGCAATATTGGTATGGCGGTGGATGGCAAGGCCGGGCTGATGGTGCCGAATATCAAAGGGGTCGAAGGTCTCAGCGTGCTGGATATTGCTGCCGAGGTTCAGCGCCTGACCGAAGCTGCCCGAGAAGGGCGTGTCAGTCAGGAAGATCTCAAGGGCGGCACGATCAGCATTTCAAATATTGGCGCCATGGGAGGAACTTACGCCGCGCCTATCATCAATGCCCCGGAAGCGGCTATTGTGGCTATCGGCAAGAGCCAATGGCTGCCCCGCTTCGATGAACATGGTGAGGTGACTCGGCGGGCAATCATGACGGTGACATGGGCCGGTGATCATCGTTTGATCGATGGCGGGACCATTGCTCGCTTCTGTAATGTATGGAAAGGTTTCCTGGAAAGCCCGGAAACCATGTTATTGCATCTGTCCTGA
- a CDS encoding protein kinase domain-containing protein, with protein sequence MSQAQLQQFYIPEEQSIYLLSQDDARKLKEWVALCQAQLEQLGYRDIGLIGKGAYGFVFAGINSMTTASREHYVFKFSRVTLPQHLQDRLEEEAFMLEQVDHPRVPRLVAFQRVRHQSIMVMQRAPGINLEEFSLHNGRLPPRLVVRIADQLADILRTLRQERTPEGNPRRPVVHGDIKPSNLVFDEQHETVALIDWGSSVFAQLDARLQFVTANVMELMSDNLQQTNARLGDVYFIGDDQLNGALSSPRFDEQGVAGTLYALASAQSCRFGQRAIPARSLGLPMEFARVLDGMLDPDPQTRLKAGDYFLREMPRMGRLVMLDLPTSPEAPLVPVWSRAATREIDCVVYSSRKSFLREEGVEETLNDVNDVQLDRYYRNFMQGMGETEKAFLASVSRLGKYPLVGGLAVRWEADGVYIDSSLNLYDPQLKPAFVTAVNNMVTLARAIHRRGIFKSCLFNARDTLHLEREGVEYPFIVDPTMHLSYEVSAVPELEDRSRLHSYFEDGPDPEELLVLPEAIISALQELNEIHHTGMIIFESLPAHLKIHHHYRLLDPSREEEFRDRLEDILDAVRLIEGLGISGFMKMPYKDTRFFPHVASQPERYYPRDPRAALAKWQETSSLQASPAASGAMPDPGESSPP encoded by the coding sequence ATGTCCCAGGCCCAGTTACAGCAGTTCTACATTCCCGAAGAGCAGTCGATTTATCTGCTCAGTCAGGATGATGCGCGCAAGCTCAAGGAGTGGGTTGCACTATGCCAGGCCCAGCTTGAGCAACTGGGCTACCGTGATATCGGGTTGATCGGCAAGGGCGCCTATGGCTTTGTCTTTGCCGGTATCAATAGCATGACCACGGCATCCCGAGAACATTACGTATTCAAGTTCTCTCGGGTGACACTACCGCAGCACCTGCAGGATCGTCTTGAAGAAGAGGCGTTCATGCTGGAGCAGGTGGATCACCCCCGGGTGCCCCGATTGGTGGCTTTCCAGCGAGTGCGTCATCAATCGATCATGGTCATGCAGCGGGCTCCCGGTATCAATCTGGAAGAGTTCTCGCTGCATAATGGGCGCCTGCCGCCGCGTCTGGTGGTGCGAATTGCCGATCAGCTGGCAGATATCCTGCGCACCTTGCGCCAGGAAAGGACACCAGAAGGCAACCCTCGGCGTCCGGTGGTGCACGGTGACATCAAGCCTTCCAATCTGGTGTTCGATGAACAGCATGAGACCGTTGCACTGATTGACTGGGGATCGTCCGTATTCGCCCAGCTTGATGCCCGTCTACAGTTCGTTACCGCCAATGTCATGGAGCTGATGTCGGATAACCTGCAGCAGACCAATGCCCGCCTGGGAGATGTCTATTTCATTGGCGATGACCAGTTGAATGGTGCCTTGTCGTCTCCACGTTTCGACGAGCAAGGGGTGGCCGGCACGCTCTATGCCCTGGCGTCGGCTCAGTCCTGCCGTTTTGGCCAACGTGCTATTCCGGCACGTTCGCTTGGCTTGCCCATGGAGTTTGCACGGGTGCTGGACGGTATGCTGGATCCTGACCCCCAGACACGCCTCAAGGCCGGGGATTATTTCCTGCGTGAGATGCCGCGCATGGGACGTCTGGTGATGCTTGACCTGCCGACCTCGCCCGAGGCCCCGCTTGTGCCGGTCTGGAGTCGGGCAGCGACCCGCGAGATCGACTGTGTGGTGTACAGTTCACGCAAGTCCTTTCTGCGTGAAGAAGGCGTGGAAGAAACCCTCAACGACGTCAATGACGTGCAACTGGACCGCTATTACCGCAACTTCATGCAAGGCATGGGAGAAACCGAAAAGGCCTTTCTGGCCTCGGTCAGCCGCCTGGGCAAGTATCCGCTTGTCGGTGGGCTGGCGGTTCGCTGGGAAGCGGATGGGGTCTATATCGATTCATCACTGAATCTCTACGACCCACAACTGAAGCCCGCTTTCGTCACGGCAGTGAACAATATGGTGACCCTGGCCAGGGCCATCCATCGCCGAGGGATTTTCAAGAGTTGCCTGTTCAATGCCAGGGATACGCTGCACCTGGAGCGGGAGGGGGTCGAGTACCCCTTCATTGTCGACCCGACCATGCACCTGTCGTATGAAGTGAGTGCGGTACCTGAGCTGGAAGACCGCTCACGGCTGCATAGCTACTTCGAGGATGGCCCGGATCCCGAAGAACTGCTTGTCCTGCCGGAGGCCATCATCAGTGCCTTGCAGGAGCTCAACGAGATCCACCATACCGGTATGATCATCTTCGAGTCCCTGCCTGCCCATCTGAAGATTCATCACCATTACCGCTTGCTTGACCCATCTCGGGAAGAAGAGTTTCGTGATCGCCTGGAGGATATCCTCGATGCCGTGCGGCTGATCGAGGGGCTGGGCATTTCCGGCTTCATGAAAATGCCCTACAAGGACACGCGTTTCTTTCCCCATGTGGCCAGCCAGCCCGAGCGCTATTATCCACGTGACCCCAGGGCAGCACTGGCCAAGTGGCAGGAAACATCCTCCCTGCAGGCATCCCCGGCAGCATCGGGTGCTATGCCAGACCCTGGCGAATCATCACCTCCGTGA